A genomic segment from Coccinella septempunctata chromosome 3, icCocSept1.1, whole genome shotgun sequence encodes:
- the LOC123309977 gene encoding AF4/FMR2 family member 4-like isoform X2, with protein sequence MIGGYIDRNPLLKGNLTRERQREREKQMRARMQENPAGTPLVIPPLFGNPVKVPPTKNDPVVKSINSRLGEYGKVKHLFEGNKGLIDPGFTSMYAVQPRPHMPPHQPANRPPPDAARHEFKKPNNHHPGFPFRPDRAVPNQHRPVDGRTQERGPYQGHQARQGSGNNYPAYRQNGNGQYQQMMHNSVAAGRPNQNQMSRPAAPVPDRKTLPHQTPAPSNFEVDRALEEMIMLKAPISAIAATPRTDMDNNGLFFHQPTATLSEMPPSRDSSIPKLNEDLPDETSHNVSGSSADLRSQLALSDTSEDDEEDHPIMERMLSPIAATPAANRMVDIPHILPKAKETVQEDEDQDDSSSSSSDSGSDSDSSSDDSDNEKEEPAVEVQAPIPATTVQRVKSPTPSFETDNEEQKKRWNLASYIDPGSKDSVVAPLSPIEKTPYVPAKSAKHKNAIPASSSVSSDSSDGRIAQKDSNKIVTRHSDDSSDSDEDDRTRVSDKQQAKRTMATIYSDSDSDFDIKKIKQPPATNKNSAPTDAVKPKSNRGRPRKIKPEDEQVGEVKVKKRGRPKLPKNELKGKQRTSSVSDADGQVKKRGRPKKKRSTSSDDEIKTKKSKACLSSDDESDTCKTKTDKSTRDKQNATASRKKPAKKAFKNAKSSETVPTSSDSDSDDEKPKLSSDSELSDSATKSKKSNGCTKIEEKDKDRVQDKNKSDFLRKLYTPKRDSEGGKGGGKGGGKGGKGKGGVTVIITEDYERFISEDNLFTSNTVTSKNDAKPESAKSATTPVKTASPPAKPTQSPVKNVPQTPEKKSVPYDKDVFRMKINMQELNAKQMNCKEKIEDVKPQPQEKEKEKEREKHKSSNEKSKNADPEQKTSKKKEHKSKDKDRKNKEKDHSLKKDGKSIPEEPKKKDENVKSKDGHHKTKKEHKIKSENHKMKEENRKIKQDECKIKEQKPKDDHKTKEEDHKTKDEVRKMKDEECKPKEENLRPKEKEHKDKKSKEKRHKDKEHKSKDKSSKHGKEPKDETKQKSKKRKRDHSHSSSRSVVSEHSSKVKTDESPSKKKKGENDKSSTVNNTNLPQTNNERNPGDVKVTNPEDSKSSKKESTKKEQTNQEKPAHVEDQRPSSKTNQHKITYSNDQKASTSGDNSNQKIVAFSYFERFEEPAEFDSRDHNQYLVEAKRLKHLADTVSDPFKQCLLYMDAVLYFLLTGDAMENERSTEAAAFTMFRDTLSLIKYISGRYKQHMYSQMFTTLAVLNYRCQSRLYYKLLEIKRRENREYQKTIADFCNKSAATTTEHPPNQSGAQPNAASPVSPSGSVGSIGSHSSSGYSSSDLPNRNQGIWMPVAVHNAVAIQNQHFTYLLSYMDLWEAADNLVQNAGLTEFFIQLDRTCRPLTIHSTIRHLVSYCKRGIVLVQREMQENT encoded by the exons GGAACGCCAGCGAGAGCGGGAGAAACAGATGAGAGCCAGGATGCAAGAAAATCCGGCAGGTACACCACTGGTTATTCCCCCCCTCTTTGGAAATCCAGTTAAG GTTCCTCCAACGAAGAACGACCCAGTGGTGAAGAGCATAAATAGCAGACTTGGAGAATATGGGAAGGTCAAGCATTTGTTCGAGGGGAATAAGGGCTTGATCGACCCCGGTTTCACTTCAATGTATGCAGTGCAACCGAGGCCGCATATGCCACCCCATCAACCAGCAAACAG ACCGCCTCCTGATGCAGCTAGGCACGAGTTCAAGAAGCCTAACAACCACCACCCTGGCTTCCCATTCAGGCCCGACAGGGCCGTTCCAAATCAACACAGGCCGGTCGACGGCAGAACTCAAGAACGCGGCCCTTATCAGGGCCACCAGGCTAGGCAGGGCAGTGGCAACAACTACCCCGCTTACAGACAGAACGGCAACGGCCAGTATCAGCAGATGATGCATAATTCTGTGGCCGCGGGTCGTCCTAACCAAAATCAGATGTCCCGTCCAGCCGCCCCTGTACCG GACCGAAAAACTTTACCTCATCAGACTCCAGCTCCCTCCAACTTCGAGGTGGACAGGGCTCTTGAGGAGATGATAATGCTGAAAGCGCCAATTTCAGCAATTGCTGCCACACCAAGGACGGACATGGACAACAACGGATTGTTCTTCCATCAGCCTACTGCAACG TTGTCAGAGATGCCTCCGTCTAGAGATTCTTCGATTCCGA aactaAATGAGGATCTTCCCGATGAAACCAGTCACAATGTCTCCGGGTCATCAGC CGATCTGAGGTCGCAATTGGCCTTGTCCGACACCAGTGAGGACGACGAGGAAGACCATCCCATAATGGAAAGGATGCTGTCGCCCATAGCCGCGACGCCGGCCGCGAATCGCATGGTAGACATCCCCCACATCCTGCCCAAGGCGAAGGAGACCGTCCAGGAGGACGAGGACCAAGACGACAGCTCTTCCAGCTCGTCCGACTCCGGATCGGACAGCGATTCCAGCAGCGACGACTCGGACAACGAGAAGGAAGAACCTGCGGTAGAAGTGCAGGCGCCGATACCCGCGACGACGGTGCAAAGGGTCAAGTCGCCGACGCCGTCTTTCGAGACCGACAACGAGGAGCAGAAGAAAAGATGGAACCTGGCCAGCTACATAGATCCGGGCAGCAAGGACTCGGTGGTCGCTCCGCTATCCCCCATTGAAAAAACCCCGTACGTTCCGGCCAAATCAGCGAAACACAAGAACGCGATACCAGCGTCGTCCAGCGTGTCTTCGGACAGTAGCGACGGCAGAATCGCGCAGAAAGACTCTAACAAAATAGTTACCAGACACTCGGACGATAGTAGTGATAGTGATGAAGACGATAGGACACGGGTCAGTGATAAACAGCAAGCGAAACGGACTATGGCAACTATTTACAGTGACTCCGATTCGGACTTcgacattaaaaaaatcaaacaacCCCCCGCGACGAACAAAAACAGTGCTCCGACGGACGCGGTGAAACCGAAGAGTAACAGGGGACGGCCGCGTAAGATCAAACCCGAAGACGAGCAGGTCGGCGAAGTGAAGGTGAAAAAACGCGGCAGGCCGAAATTGCCCAAGAACGAGCTCAAGGGCAAACAGAGGACTTCCAGTGTGTCAGACGCGGACGGGCAAGTGAAAAAACGCGGTAGGCCCAAGAAGAAGAGGAGCACGAGCTCCGACGACGAGATCAAAACCAAAAAATCAAAAGCGTGCTTGTCGTCCGACGACGAATCCGACACGTGCAAGACCAAAACCGACAAATCGACGAGGGACAAACAGAACGCGACGGCGTCCAGGAAGAAACCGGCGAAGAAGGCGTTCAAGAACGCGAAAAGTTCGGAGACGGTGCCCACTTCCAGCGACAGCGATTCGGACGACGAAAAACCGAAACTGTCGTCCGACAGCGAGCTCAGCGACTCCGCTACCAAGTCCAAGAAATCCAACGGTTGTACGAAGATAGAAGAGAAAGATAAGGATCGCGTACAAGATAAAAACAAGAGCGATTTCTTGAGGAAACTCTACACCCCGAAAAGAGACTCTGAAGGCGGTAAAGGAGGCGGCAAAGGGGGCGGTAAAGGTGGCAAAGGCAAGGGCGGCGTCACCGTCATCATAACCGAAGACTACGAGAGGTTCATATCGGAGGACAATCTCTTCACCTCGAACACCGTAACGTCGAAAAACGACGCTAAACCCGAATCTGCGAAATCGGCCACGACACCTGTAAAGACTGCCTCACCACCTGCGAAACCTACGCAGTCACCTGTCAAAAACGTGCCGCAAACGCCCGAGAAAAAATCCGTACCTTACGATAAGGATGTGTTCAGAATGAAGATCAACATGCAGGAACTGAACGCCAAACAGATGAATTGTAAGGAAAAAATCGAGGATGTTAAACCCCAGCCACAAGAAAaggaaaaagagaaagaaaGAGAAAAACATAAGAGTTCCAACGAAAAATCTAAAAACGCAGATCCCGAACAGAAGACTTCCAAGAAAAAAGAACACAAATCTAAAGATAAGGATcgtaaaaacaaagaaaaagacCACAGTCTTAAAAAGGATGGCAAATCGATCCCCGAGGAACCTAAGAAGAAGGATGAAAATGTAAAATCCAAAGATGGACATCACAAAACGAAAAAAGAACACAAAATCAAAAGCGAAAATCACAAAATGAAAGAGGAAAATCGCAAAATCAAACAAGACGAATGCAAAATAAAAGAACAGAAACCGAAAGATGATCACAAGACGAAAGAGGAGGATCATAAGACTAAGGATGAAGTTAGGAAAATGAAAGACGAAGAGTGCAAACCCAAAGAAGAGAATCTCAGGCCGAAGGAGAAAGAGCACAAGGACAAAAAATCAAAGGAGAAGCGCCACAAAGATAAAGAACACAAATCAAAAGATAAAAGTTCCAAGCATGGCAAGGAACCTAAGgacgaaacaaaacaaaaatctaAGAAAAGGAAAAGAGACCATAGTCACAGTTCTTCACGTTCGGTCGTGAGTGAGCATTCTTCAAAAGTCAAAACCGATGAGTCACCTTCGAAAAAGAAAAAAGGGGAAAACGACAAATCAAGTACAGTTAATAACACCAACTTGCCACAAACCAATAACGAAAGGAATCCTGGCGATGTAAAAGTAACAAATCCTGAAGACTCAAAATCCTCGAAAAAAGAATCAACCAAAAAAGAACAAACTAATCAAGAAAAACCTGCTCACGTCGAAGATCAAAGACCATCATCTAAAACGAACCAGCATAAAATAACTTACAGCAACGATCAAAAAGCCTCGACGAGCGGCGATAActcaaatcaaaaaattgtggCTTTTTCGTATTTCGAAAGGTTTGAGGAACCGGCAGAATTTGATAGCAGGGATCATAACCAATATTTGGTTGAGGCCAAAAGACTGAAACATTTGGCAGATACGGTGTCCGATCCTTTTAAACAATGCCTCTTGTACATGGATGCTGTACTTTACTTCCTGCTGACTGGGGATGCCATGGAAAATGAGAGGAGTACAGAGGCGGCAGCGTTCACTATGTTCAGGGACACGCTCTCCCTGATTAAATACATTTCGGGGAGATACAAGCAACATATGTACTCCCAGATGTTTACCACCCTGGCCGTCTTGAA CTACCGATGCCAGTCAAGACTATACTACAAACTCCTCGAAATAAAACGGAGAGAAAATAGGGAATATCAAAAAACTATTGCGGACTTTTGTAATAAG AGTGCTGCTACCACCACTGAACATCCTCCAAACCAGAGCGGGGCCCAGCCAAATGCTGCATCACCAGTGTCGCCATCAGGTTCTGTGGGGTCGATAGGAAGCCATTCTTCTTCTGGCTACAGCAGTAGTGACCTTCCTAACCGAAACCAAGGAATCTGGATGCCCGTTGCTGTGCACAATGCGGTGGCCATCCAAAACCAGCATTTCACATACTTACTCAGCTATATGGACCTCTGGGAAGCAGCAGATAACTTAGTACAAAATGCAGGTCTTACTG AATTCTTCATCCAGTTAGATAGGACCTGCAGACCTTTGACGATACATAGCACAATTCGGCATTTGGTGTCTTATTGCAAGAGGGGAATAGTACTAGTCCAAAGGGAAATGCAAGAAAACACATAA
- the LOC123309977 gene encoding AF4/FMR2 family member 4-like isoform X1 yields the protein MIGGYIDRNPLLKGNLTSVDRERQREREKQMRARMQENPAGTPLVIPPLFGNPVKVPPTKNDPVVKSINSRLGEYGKVKHLFEGNKGLIDPGFTSMYAVQPRPHMPPHQPANRPPPDAARHEFKKPNNHHPGFPFRPDRAVPNQHRPVDGRTQERGPYQGHQARQGSGNNYPAYRQNGNGQYQQMMHNSVAAGRPNQNQMSRPAAPVPDRKTLPHQTPAPSNFEVDRALEEMIMLKAPISAIAATPRTDMDNNGLFFHQPTATLSEMPPSRDSSIPKLNEDLPDETSHNVSGSSADLRSQLALSDTSEDDEEDHPIMERMLSPIAATPAANRMVDIPHILPKAKETVQEDEDQDDSSSSSSDSGSDSDSSSDDSDNEKEEPAVEVQAPIPATTVQRVKSPTPSFETDNEEQKKRWNLASYIDPGSKDSVVAPLSPIEKTPYVPAKSAKHKNAIPASSSVSSDSSDGRIAQKDSNKIVTRHSDDSSDSDEDDRTRVSDKQQAKRTMATIYSDSDSDFDIKKIKQPPATNKNSAPTDAVKPKSNRGRPRKIKPEDEQVGEVKVKKRGRPKLPKNELKGKQRTSSVSDADGQVKKRGRPKKKRSTSSDDEIKTKKSKACLSSDDESDTCKTKTDKSTRDKQNATASRKKPAKKAFKNAKSSETVPTSSDSDSDDEKPKLSSDSELSDSATKSKKSNGCTKIEEKDKDRVQDKNKSDFLRKLYTPKRDSEGGKGGGKGGGKGGKGKGGVTVIITEDYERFISEDNLFTSNTVTSKNDAKPESAKSATTPVKTASPPAKPTQSPVKNVPQTPEKKSVPYDKDVFRMKINMQELNAKQMNCKEKIEDVKPQPQEKEKEKEREKHKSSNEKSKNADPEQKTSKKKEHKSKDKDRKNKEKDHSLKKDGKSIPEEPKKKDENVKSKDGHHKTKKEHKIKSENHKMKEENRKIKQDECKIKEQKPKDDHKTKEEDHKTKDEVRKMKDEECKPKEENLRPKEKEHKDKKSKEKRHKDKEHKSKDKSSKHGKEPKDETKQKSKKRKRDHSHSSSRSVVSEHSSKVKTDESPSKKKKGENDKSSTVNNTNLPQTNNERNPGDVKVTNPEDSKSSKKESTKKEQTNQEKPAHVEDQRPSSKTNQHKITYSNDQKASTSGDNSNQKIVAFSYFERFEEPAEFDSRDHNQYLVEAKRLKHLADTVSDPFKQCLLYMDAVLYFLLTGDAMENERSTEAAAFTMFRDTLSLIKYISGRYKQHMYSQMFTTLAVLNYRCQSRLYYKLLEIKRRENREYQKTIADFCNKSAATTTEHPPNQSGAQPNAASPVSPSGSVGSIGSHSSSGYSSSDLPNRNQGIWMPVAVHNAVAIQNQHFTYLLSYMDLWEAADNLVQNAGLTEFFIQLDRTCRPLTIHSTIRHLVSYCKRGIVLVQREMQENT from the exons TGTTGACAGGGAACGCCAGCGAGAGCGGGAGAAACAGATGAGAGCCAGGATGCAAGAAAATCCGGCAGGTACACCACTGGTTATTCCCCCCCTCTTTGGAAATCCAGTTAAG GTTCCTCCAACGAAGAACGACCCAGTGGTGAAGAGCATAAATAGCAGACTTGGAGAATATGGGAAGGTCAAGCATTTGTTCGAGGGGAATAAGGGCTTGATCGACCCCGGTTTCACTTCAATGTATGCAGTGCAACCGAGGCCGCATATGCCACCCCATCAACCAGCAAACAG ACCGCCTCCTGATGCAGCTAGGCACGAGTTCAAGAAGCCTAACAACCACCACCCTGGCTTCCCATTCAGGCCCGACAGGGCCGTTCCAAATCAACACAGGCCGGTCGACGGCAGAACTCAAGAACGCGGCCCTTATCAGGGCCACCAGGCTAGGCAGGGCAGTGGCAACAACTACCCCGCTTACAGACAGAACGGCAACGGCCAGTATCAGCAGATGATGCATAATTCTGTGGCCGCGGGTCGTCCTAACCAAAATCAGATGTCCCGTCCAGCCGCCCCTGTACCG GACCGAAAAACTTTACCTCATCAGACTCCAGCTCCCTCCAACTTCGAGGTGGACAGGGCTCTTGAGGAGATGATAATGCTGAAAGCGCCAATTTCAGCAATTGCTGCCACACCAAGGACGGACATGGACAACAACGGATTGTTCTTCCATCAGCCTACTGCAACG TTGTCAGAGATGCCTCCGTCTAGAGATTCTTCGATTCCGA aactaAATGAGGATCTTCCCGATGAAACCAGTCACAATGTCTCCGGGTCATCAGC CGATCTGAGGTCGCAATTGGCCTTGTCCGACACCAGTGAGGACGACGAGGAAGACCATCCCATAATGGAAAGGATGCTGTCGCCCATAGCCGCGACGCCGGCCGCGAATCGCATGGTAGACATCCCCCACATCCTGCCCAAGGCGAAGGAGACCGTCCAGGAGGACGAGGACCAAGACGACAGCTCTTCCAGCTCGTCCGACTCCGGATCGGACAGCGATTCCAGCAGCGACGACTCGGACAACGAGAAGGAAGAACCTGCGGTAGAAGTGCAGGCGCCGATACCCGCGACGACGGTGCAAAGGGTCAAGTCGCCGACGCCGTCTTTCGAGACCGACAACGAGGAGCAGAAGAAAAGATGGAACCTGGCCAGCTACATAGATCCGGGCAGCAAGGACTCGGTGGTCGCTCCGCTATCCCCCATTGAAAAAACCCCGTACGTTCCGGCCAAATCAGCGAAACACAAGAACGCGATACCAGCGTCGTCCAGCGTGTCTTCGGACAGTAGCGACGGCAGAATCGCGCAGAAAGACTCTAACAAAATAGTTACCAGACACTCGGACGATAGTAGTGATAGTGATGAAGACGATAGGACACGGGTCAGTGATAAACAGCAAGCGAAACGGACTATGGCAACTATTTACAGTGACTCCGATTCGGACTTcgacattaaaaaaatcaaacaacCCCCCGCGACGAACAAAAACAGTGCTCCGACGGACGCGGTGAAACCGAAGAGTAACAGGGGACGGCCGCGTAAGATCAAACCCGAAGACGAGCAGGTCGGCGAAGTGAAGGTGAAAAAACGCGGCAGGCCGAAATTGCCCAAGAACGAGCTCAAGGGCAAACAGAGGACTTCCAGTGTGTCAGACGCGGACGGGCAAGTGAAAAAACGCGGTAGGCCCAAGAAGAAGAGGAGCACGAGCTCCGACGACGAGATCAAAACCAAAAAATCAAAAGCGTGCTTGTCGTCCGACGACGAATCCGACACGTGCAAGACCAAAACCGACAAATCGACGAGGGACAAACAGAACGCGACGGCGTCCAGGAAGAAACCGGCGAAGAAGGCGTTCAAGAACGCGAAAAGTTCGGAGACGGTGCCCACTTCCAGCGACAGCGATTCGGACGACGAAAAACCGAAACTGTCGTCCGACAGCGAGCTCAGCGACTCCGCTACCAAGTCCAAGAAATCCAACGGTTGTACGAAGATAGAAGAGAAAGATAAGGATCGCGTACAAGATAAAAACAAGAGCGATTTCTTGAGGAAACTCTACACCCCGAAAAGAGACTCTGAAGGCGGTAAAGGAGGCGGCAAAGGGGGCGGTAAAGGTGGCAAAGGCAAGGGCGGCGTCACCGTCATCATAACCGAAGACTACGAGAGGTTCATATCGGAGGACAATCTCTTCACCTCGAACACCGTAACGTCGAAAAACGACGCTAAACCCGAATCTGCGAAATCGGCCACGACACCTGTAAAGACTGCCTCACCACCTGCGAAACCTACGCAGTCACCTGTCAAAAACGTGCCGCAAACGCCCGAGAAAAAATCCGTACCTTACGATAAGGATGTGTTCAGAATGAAGATCAACATGCAGGAACTGAACGCCAAACAGATGAATTGTAAGGAAAAAATCGAGGATGTTAAACCCCAGCCACAAGAAAaggaaaaagagaaagaaaGAGAAAAACATAAGAGTTCCAACGAAAAATCTAAAAACGCAGATCCCGAACAGAAGACTTCCAAGAAAAAAGAACACAAATCTAAAGATAAGGATcgtaaaaacaaagaaaaagacCACAGTCTTAAAAAGGATGGCAAATCGATCCCCGAGGAACCTAAGAAGAAGGATGAAAATGTAAAATCCAAAGATGGACATCACAAAACGAAAAAAGAACACAAAATCAAAAGCGAAAATCACAAAATGAAAGAGGAAAATCGCAAAATCAAACAAGACGAATGCAAAATAAAAGAACAGAAACCGAAAGATGATCACAAGACGAAAGAGGAGGATCATAAGACTAAGGATGAAGTTAGGAAAATGAAAGACGAAGAGTGCAAACCCAAAGAAGAGAATCTCAGGCCGAAGGAGAAAGAGCACAAGGACAAAAAATCAAAGGAGAAGCGCCACAAAGATAAAGAACACAAATCAAAAGATAAAAGTTCCAAGCATGGCAAGGAACCTAAGgacgaaacaaaacaaaaatctaAGAAAAGGAAAAGAGACCATAGTCACAGTTCTTCACGTTCGGTCGTGAGTGAGCATTCTTCAAAAGTCAAAACCGATGAGTCACCTTCGAAAAAGAAAAAAGGGGAAAACGACAAATCAAGTACAGTTAATAACACCAACTTGCCACAAACCAATAACGAAAGGAATCCTGGCGATGTAAAAGTAACAAATCCTGAAGACTCAAAATCCTCGAAAAAAGAATCAACCAAAAAAGAACAAACTAATCAAGAAAAACCTGCTCACGTCGAAGATCAAAGACCATCATCTAAAACGAACCAGCATAAAATAACTTACAGCAACGATCAAAAAGCCTCGACGAGCGGCGATAActcaaatcaaaaaattgtggCTTTTTCGTATTTCGAAAGGTTTGAGGAACCGGCAGAATTTGATAGCAGGGATCATAACCAATATTTGGTTGAGGCCAAAAGACTGAAACATTTGGCAGATACGGTGTCCGATCCTTTTAAACAATGCCTCTTGTACATGGATGCTGTACTTTACTTCCTGCTGACTGGGGATGCCATGGAAAATGAGAGGAGTACAGAGGCGGCAGCGTTCACTATGTTCAGGGACACGCTCTCCCTGATTAAATACATTTCGGGGAGATACAAGCAACATATGTACTCCCAGATGTTTACCACCCTGGCCGTCTTGAA CTACCGATGCCAGTCAAGACTATACTACAAACTCCTCGAAATAAAACGGAGAGAAAATAGGGAATATCAAAAAACTATTGCGGACTTTTGTAATAAG AGTGCTGCTACCACCACTGAACATCCTCCAAACCAGAGCGGGGCCCAGCCAAATGCTGCATCACCAGTGTCGCCATCAGGTTCTGTGGGGTCGATAGGAAGCCATTCTTCTTCTGGCTACAGCAGTAGTGACCTTCCTAACCGAAACCAAGGAATCTGGATGCCCGTTGCTGTGCACAATGCGGTGGCCATCCAAAACCAGCATTTCACATACTTACTCAGCTATATGGACCTCTGGGAAGCAGCAGATAACTTAGTACAAAATGCAGGTCTTACTG AATTCTTCATCCAGTTAGATAGGACCTGCAGACCTTTGACGATACATAGCACAATTCGGCATTTGGTGTCTTATTGCAAGAGGGGAATAGTACTAGTCCAAAGGGAAATGCAAGAAAACACATAA